The proteins below come from a single Mercenaria mercenaria strain notata chromosome 3, MADL_Memer_1, whole genome shotgun sequence genomic window:
- the LOC123524998 gene encoding uncharacterized protein LOC123524998 — MPVYVTRAHVTIGDAFKKEKRKGPIVPRHVFQVSDIRRTPYCFSTFFVTVLGFAIVSGGVIMTIIGYKPSILLPWYHSINQTSQVNETNPSAIPSVLGEPGPLRVLVYFGPILMGIGVFSMMVAIVLFCEIKDRYFNNILPKYLPGQQKRDKMYDKIIEEFRKNYFRGIEVPLRPPRKRSKSRFSISLSRSGSIASFGRRLSHDFQKRFRKSSRESQNDKPPTKAKPKRSTIRKHLEDTWMKTSSLPNIRHKDSIHSIYYDIESSACPSPARTSKSCGPTLEKLQIVKDANGVDNPAYRNSPPDKSARTRPLLTKHASLDTSDRNKHVTTVIVHRETNNESDDTSFIVHHEPNNETENNLLKTSYLPELTTSRDRSLNHSIYNESFDSEIDIDRDIQIIPTYNEVNETNECIPLSQERPECLPMTNMDNSQNNAICTCGTDIFCAEHASLGMDSGGSSLSLSWDNIPSEWNDSRRNTEPVVFYRRSFNNQTDTCLSDNIDILHKPTSSVSEMQRRAHVFEDVEQKDESNESLDQIRGSERKGIKTGHFKTRIGIFKSDSNLLRVGTYSLLRSQQQDNISLDSLSLTEDMLKNFEMAETGYI; from the coding sequence ATGCCAGTTTATGTCACGCGCGCCCATGTTACCATTGGTGACGCTTtcaagaaagagaaaagaaaaggaCCAATCGTCCCCAGACATGTGTTCCAGGTATCTGATATACGGCGGACACCATATTGTTTTAGTACATTCTTCGTGACGGTTTTGGGCTTTGCGATTGTGAGCGGAGGAGTTATAATGACTATTATTGGCTATAAACCAAGTATATTATTGCCTTGGTACCATTCGATAAATCAGACTTCGCAAGTTAATGAGACAAATCCATCAGCAATACCTAGTGTATTAGGTGAACCGGGCCCGCTGAGAGTGTTGGTTTATTTTGGGCCAATATTAATGGGCATTGGTGTATTTTCTATGATGGTCgccattgttttgttttgtgaaataaaagaccgttattttaataatattttaccaaaatatctCCCTGGGCAACAGAAAAGAGACAAAATGTACGATAAAATAATTGAGGAGTTTAGAAAGAACTATTTTAGAGGAATTGAGGTGCCGCTTAGGCCACCGAGAAAGCGCAGTAAAAGCAGATTTTCGATTTCATTATCACGGAGTGGAAGTATTGCTTCTTTCGGAAGACGACTATCACATGACTTTCAGAAGAGATTTAGAAAATCTAGTCGTGAGAGTCAGAATGATAAACCGCCTACAAAAGCAAAACCGAAGCGTTCGACCATAAGAAAACATTTAGAAGACACTTGGATGAAAACGTCATCGTTGCCAAATATCAGACACAAGGACAGCATTCATAgcatatattatgatattgaaaGCTCTGCATGCCCATCACCGGCAAGGACATCAAAAAGTTGCGGGCCAACTCTTGAAAAATTGCAAATTGTTAAAGATGCAAATGGTGTGGATAACCCAGCATACAGAAATTCACCGCCAGATAAAAGCGCTCGAACTAGACCATTGCTTACTAAACATGCATCACTGGATACCTCAGATAGAAATAAACATGTAACTACTGTGATAGTGCACCGTGAAACTAACAACGAGTCGGATGATACCTCCTTTATCGTGCACCATGAACCAAACAACGAGACCGAAaataacttattaaaaaccaGTTATCTCCCTGAGTTAACAACGTCGAGAGATAGGTCTTTAAACCATTCCATTTATAATGAAAGTTTTGACTCAGAGATTGACATTGACAGAGATATTCAGATAATCCCTACATACAACGAAGTAAATGAAACAAATGAATGCATTCCCCTGTCTCAAGAAAGACCAGAATGTTTGCCTATGACGAATATGGATAATAGTCAAAATAATGCAATATGTACATGTGGAACTGATATTTTCTGTGCAGAGCATGCAAGTTTAGGAATGGACTCAGGTGGAAGTTCTTTGAGCTTATCATGGGACAATATACCTTCTGAATGGAATGACTCAAGACGAAATACTGAACCAGTTGTGTTTTACCGCAGATCGTTTAATAACCAAACAGATACTTGTTTGAGTGATAATATAGATATTCTACACAAACCTACGAGTAGTGTTTCCGAAATGCAAAGACGTGCACATGTTTTCGAAGACGTAGAGCAAAAAGACGAAAGCAATGAATCATTAGATCAGATAAGGGGTAGTGAGAGAAAAGGAATTAAAACAGGACATTTCAAAACTAGAATAGGGATATTCAAAAGTGATTCCAATTTGTTGCGAGTTGGAACATATTCATTGCTCAGGTCTCAGCAACAAGATAACATCTCGTTAGACTCGCTTAGTTTAACGGAGGACATgctgaaaaactttgaaatggCAGAGACTGGGTACATTTAG